One stretch of Streptomyces agglomeratus DNA includes these proteins:
- a CDS encoding ASCH domain-containing protein yields the protein MSRYPSLPPCLLAFPGPLRDRLVAAVLSGEKVSTTGLLAEYEAEKEELPPVGERSVVIDSDGREVAVIELTEVRVLALGDVDLQHALDEGEGYTSVAEWRAGHERFWHSEEMREALDDPGFTVDDTTMIVAERFRVVERPDGAAVPSQSPA from the coding sequence ATGTCTCGATACCCATCGCTGCCGCCGTGTCTGCTGGCCTTTCCCGGACCGCTGCGGGACCGGCTGGTCGCCGCCGTGCTGTCGGGCGAGAAGGTCTCGACCACAGGTCTTCTCGCCGAGTACGAGGCGGAGAAGGAGGAACTGCCTCCGGTCGGCGAGCGGTCCGTGGTGATCGACTCCGACGGGCGCGAGGTGGCGGTGATCGAACTGACCGAGGTCCGGGTGCTGGCGCTCGGCGACGTGGACCTCCAGCACGCGCTGGACGAGGGCGAGGGCTACACCTCGGTGGCCGAGTGGCGCGCGGGGCACGAGAGGTTCTGGCACAGCGAGGAGATGCGGGAGGCGCTGGACGACCCGGGGTTCACGGTCGACGACACGACGATGATTGTCGCGGAACGCTTCCGGGTGGTCGAGCGGCCGGACGGCGCCGCCGTGCCGTCGCAGTCGCCCGCGTAG
- a CDS encoding APC family permease: MSTGSSSTSERSRETGASEIRTYKGQERALRAGRLGTTGLLLSVLAASAPLMVVAGVMPTTYGVMGIVGQPLLFVILGVVLMLFSVGYAEMSRHVHNAGAFYAYIARGLGPTAGAGASLVALVAYSAMQVGIYGILGFEISGIFAAYLDITLAWWIPALVAVLVVGALGWLKIDLNAKVLGVLLVVECALVVIFDVAAIADPAKEGLSLQAFNPETLTGAGLGTALCFCIAAFVGFEQAPVYAEETSRPQIVVSRVMFLAVGYASLFLALSAWALSVAAGPGQIVKVAGEQGPGLLFTLTESRLGSTFTDVLHILFVTGMFAALLSFHNVVARYAFAMGREGLLPASFGRTNKTSGAPAAGSLLQSGVSLAIVLAFAFTDDKPAGDPTVPVLHLFTWMGNVGALGVILLMAAASLAVIAFFVRRGAGRAQAGRLVASGIAAVALLGIAFYTVKDFGILVGAGSGSSLNWILPGIIGVALVGGLVYGAVLRSVKPEVHARIGLGNEAFQLEKQATEV; this comes from the coding sequence ATGTCGACGGGCAGTTCGAGCACGAGCGAGAGAAGCAGAGAGACCGGCGCCAGTGAGATCCGTACGTACAAGGGGCAGGAGCGGGCGCTGCGGGCCGGCCGCCTCGGCACGACGGGCCTCCTGCTGTCCGTGCTGGCGGCGAGCGCCCCGCTCATGGTCGTCGCAGGTGTCATGCCCACCACATACGGTGTGATGGGGATCGTCGGCCAGCCCCTCCTCTTCGTCATCCTCGGCGTCGTGCTGATGCTGTTCAGCGTCGGATACGCCGAGATGAGCCGCCACGTCCACAACGCCGGCGCCTTCTACGCCTACATAGCCCGTGGCCTCGGCCCGACCGCCGGTGCCGGAGCCTCGCTGGTCGCCCTCGTCGCGTACAGCGCCATGCAGGTCGGCATCTACGGAATCCTCGGCTTCGAGATCTCCGGCATCTTCGCCGCCTACCTCGACATCACCCTCGCCTGGTGGATCCCCGCGCTGGTCGCGGTGCTGGTCGTGGGCGCGCTCGGCTGGCTCAAGATCGACCTCAACGCCAAGGTGCTCGGCGTCCTGCTGGTCGTCGAGTGCGCGCTGGTCGTGATCTTCGACGTGGCCGCGATCGCCGACCCGGCCAAGGAGGGCCTGTCCCTCCAGGCGTTCAACCCCGAGACCCTCACCGGCGCCGGGCTCGGCACGGCGCTCTGCTTCTGCATCGCCGCCTTCGTCGGCTTCGAGCAGGCCCCGGTGTACGCCGAGGAGACCAGCCGCCCGCAGATCGTCGTCTCGCGCGTGATGTTCCTCGCCGTCGGTTACGCCTCGCTCTTCCTGGCCCTCAGCGCCTGGGCGCTCAGCGTCGCCGCCGGACCCGGCCAGATCGTCAAGGTGGCGGGGGAGCAGGGACCCGGACTCCTCTTCACGCTCACCGAGAGCAGGCTCGGCTCCACCTTCACCGACGTACTCCACATCCTCTTCGTCACCGGCATGTTCGCCGCGCTGCTCAGCTTCCACAACGTCGTCGCGCGGTACGCCTTCGCCATGGGCCGCGAGGGCCTCCTGCCGGCCTCCTTCGGCCGTACGAACAAGACGAGCGGCGCCCCGGCCGCCGGGTCGCTGCTCCAGTCCGGCGTGTCCCTGGCCATCGTCCTGGCCTTCGCGTTCACCGACGACAAGCCGGCCGGGGACCCCACCGTGCCGGTGCTGCACCTCTTCACCTGGATGGGCAACGTCGGCGCGCTCGGCGTCATCCTGCTGATGGCCGCCGCCTCGCTGGCCGTCATCGCCTTCTTCGTCCGCCGGGGAGCCGGCCGCGCGCAGGCGGGACGGCTCGTCGCCTCCGGCATCGCCGCCGTCGCCCTGCTGGGCATCGCCTTCTACACGGTCAAGGACTTCGGCATCCTGGTGGGGGCGGGGTCCGGCTCGTCCCTGAACTGGATCCTGCCGGGCATCATCGGCGTAGCCCTCGTCGGCGGCCTGGTGTACGGCGCGGTGCTGCGCTCGGTGAAGCCCGAGGTGCATGCCCGGATCGGACTCGGCAACGAGGCGTTCCAACTGGAGAAGCAGGCCACGGAGGTCTGA
- a CDS encoding molybdopterin-dependent oxidoreductase — protein sequence MLGLGAAGLATAPYLQNGLEAFLGSAADKDPTGLTGLLPNGGGFRYYSVASSVPRKGPESYRLTIDGLVDRPATYTLDDLRAMEQTRLVRDVQCVTGWRVPDTPFEGVRLSRLLAAAGIKPEAGAVRFTCFDGTYSESLTLRQAGREDVLVALRMRDKPLTHAHGGPVRLYVTPMYFYKSAKWLSGITVTREVRPGYWEERGYDVDAWVGRSNGRDDAPTV from the coding sequence ATGCTGGGCCTCGGCGCCGCGGGCCTGGCCACCGCGCCGTACCTCCAGAACGGGCTCGAAGCCTTCCTCGGCTCCGCCGCGGACAAGGACCCCACCGGCCTGACCGGCCTCCTGCCCAACGGCGGCGGCTTCCGCTACTACTCCGTCGCCTCCTCCGTACCGCGCAAGGGCCCGGAGAGCTACCGGCTCACGATCGACGGCCTGGTCGACCGGCCGGCGACGTACACCCTCGACGACCTGCGGGCGATGGAGCAGACCCGCCTCGTGCGCGACGTCCAGTGCGTCACGGGATGGCGGGTCCCGGACACGCCCTTCGAGGGTGTGCGGCTGTCACGCCTGCTGGCCGCCGCGGGTATCAAGCCGGAGGCCGGGGCCGTCCGCTTCACCTGCTTCGACGGTACGTACAGCGAGAGCCTCACCCTCCGGCAGGCCGGCCGCGAGGACGTACTGGTCGCCCTGCGCATGCGGGACAAGCCGCTCACGCACGCCCACGGCGGCCCGGTGCGGCTGTACGTCACTCCCATGTACTTCTACAAGTCGGCGAAATGGCTCTCCGGCATCACCGTCACCCGCGAGGTCCGGCCCGGGTACTGGGAGGAGCGCGGCTATGACGTCGACGCGTGGGTCGGCCGCTCGAACGGACGCGACGATGCTCCTACGGTCTGA
- a CDS encoding cytochrome b/b6 domain-containing protein, whose amino-acid sequence MLLRSELPARLLRFTRAERWVHRATAGLVLLCVATAACLYVPQLAELVGRRHLVVTVHEWSGLLIPAPFLVGLASRAFRSDLGRLNRFGPHDRQWLRAALRRDTSAASQPAGKFNAGQKLYAAWIAGAVLVMLGTGLLMWFTDLAPLVWRTSATFVHDWLALAMGLVIAGHIGMALTRPESRRGMRTGTVDRAWAEEEHPLWARELKDRPDLQDE is encoded by the coding sequence ATGCTCCTACGGTCTGAACTCCCCGCCCGCCTGCTTCGCTTCACCCGCGCCGAGCGCTGGGTGCACCGCGCCACCGCCGGCCTGGTGCTGCTGTGCGTCGCGACGGCGGCCTGTCTGTACGTACCCCAGCTCGCCGAACTCGTCGGCCGGCGCCACCTCGTGGTCACCGTGCACGAGTGGTCCGGGCTGCTGATCCCGGCGCCCTTCCTGGTCGGCCTCGCCTCCCGTGCCTTCCGCTCCGACCTGGGCAGGCTCAACCGGTTCGGGCCGCACGACCGGCAGTGGCTGCGGGCAGCGCTGCGGCGCGACACGAGTGCCGCGTCCCAGCCCGCCGGGAAGTTCAACGCCGGCCAGAAGCTGTACGCCGCGTGGATCGCCGGCGCCGTACTGGTGATGCTCGGCACCGGACTGCTGATGTGGTTCACGGACCTCGCGCCACTGGTGTGGCGTACGAGCGCCACCTTCGTCCACGACTGGCTCGCTCTCGCCATGGGCCTGGTGATCGCCGGGCACATCGGCATGGCCCTGACGCGGCCGGAGTCCCGGCGCGGCATGCGCACCGGGACTGTCGACCGCGCGTGGGCGGAAGAGGAACACCCGCTGTGGGCGCGGGAGTTGAAAGACCGTCCTGATCTACAGGACGAGTGA
- a CDS encoding gluconate:H+ symporter: MTSLSVETLAAGAVEPITSAGNGQLGMAVLAGIAVIVLLITKFKLHAFLALTIGSLALGAFAGAPLDKAITSFSTGLGNTVAGVGVLIALGAILGKLLADSGGADQIVDTILAKASGRAMPWAMVLIASIIGLPLFFEVGIVLLIPVVLLVAKRGNYSLMRIGIPALAGLSVMHGLIPPHPGPLVAIDAIDANLGLTLGLGVLVAIPTVIIAGPLFSKYAARWVDIPAPERMIPQRPSEDLERRPGFGATVATVMLPVVLMLAKALVDIVVDDPANGVQRVTDVIGSPLIALLAAVLVGLFTLGRAAGFTKDRLSSTVEKSLAPIAGVLMIVGAGGGFKQTLIDVGVGQMILDFSEDWAIPTLLLAWLIAVAIRLATGSATVATISAAGLVAPLAADMSASHAALLVLAVGAGSLFFSHVNDAGFWLVKEYFGMDVGQTIKTWSVMETIISVVSLGFVLLLSLVL, encoded by the coding sequence GTGACCAGTCTCAGCGTCGAGACGCTGGCAGCGGGCGCCGTCGAGCCGATCACCTCGGCGGGCAACGGCCAGTTGGGGATGGCAGTCCTCGCCGGCATCGCCGTCATCGTCCTGCTCATCACGAAGTTCAAGCTCCATGCCTTCCTGGCGCTGACCATCGGGTCGCTGGCGCTCGGGGCGTTCGCCGGCGCCCCGCTCGACAAGGCCATCACGAGCTTCTCGACGGGCCTCGGCAACACCGTCGCGGGTGTCGGTGTGCTCATCGCGCTCGGCGCGATCCTCGGCAAGCTGCTGGCCGACTCCGGCGGCGCGGACCAGATCGTCGACACGATCCTGGCGAAGGCGAGCGGCCGGGCGATGCCCTGGGCGATGGTGCTGATCGCCAGCATCATCGGGCTGCCGCTCTTCTTCGAGGTCGGCATCGTGCTGCTGATCCCGGTGGTGCTGCTCGTGGCCAAGCGCGGGAACTACTCGCTGATGCGGATCGGCATTCCCGCGCTGGCCGGCCTGTCCGTCATGCACGGGCTGATACCGCCGCACCCCGGTCCGCTGGTCGCGATCGACGCGATCGACGCCAACCTCGGCCTCACCCTGGGGCTGGGTGTGCTCGTCGCGATCCCGACCGTGATCATCGCGGGGCCGCTGTTCTCCAAGTACGCCGCCCGCTGGGTGGACATCCCGGCGCCGGAACGAATGATTCCGCAGCGTCCCTCCGAGGACCTGGAGCGCCGTCCCGGCTTCGGCGCGACCGTCGCCACCGTCATGCTGCCGGTCGTACTGATGCTGGCCAAGGCACTCGTGGACATCGTCGTGGACGACCCCGCGAACGGCGTGCAGCGGGTCACGGACGTCATCGGTTCGCCGCTGATCGCGCTCCTCGCCGCCGTACTGGTGGGACTGTTCACGCTGGGCCGCGCCGCCGGGTTCACCAAGGACCGTCTCTCCTCGACCGTCGAGAAGTCGCTCGCCCCGATCGCGGGCGTGCTGATGATCGTCGGCGCGGGCGGCGGCTTCAAGCAGACGCTCATCGACGTGGGCGTCGGCCAGATGATCCTGGACTTCTCCGAGGACTGGGCCATCCCGACGCTGCTGCTGGCTTGGCTGATCGCCGTCGCCATCCGGCTCGCGACGGGTTCGGCGACCGTGGCCACCATCTCGGCGGCCGGTCTGGTCGCCCCGCTCGCCGCCGACATGTCGGCGTCGCACGCGGCCCTGCTGGTGCTCGCCGTGGGCGCGGGCTCGCTCTTCTTCAGCCACGTCAACGACGCGGGGTTCTGGCTGGTGAAGGAGTACTTCGGCATGGACGTCGGGCAGACGATCAAGACCTGGTCGGTGATGGAGACCATCATCTCCGTGGTCTCGCTGGGCTTCGTGCTGCTCCTGTCACTCGTCCTGTAG
- a CDS encoding gluconokinase produces MNSPHVVVVMGVAGTGKTTIGPLLAARLGVPYAEGDDFHPPANIAKMSAGTPLDDSDRWPWLDAIGEWAHGRAGLGGVVSSSALKRAYRDRLRAAAPHAVFLHLTGDRALIEERMRERRGHFMPTALLDSQFAALQPLQADEAGVAVDVSGSPEDITERAVAALRRLDDDFRK; encoded by the coding sequence ATGAACAGCCCCCACGTCGTCGTGGTGATGGGCGTGGCAGGGACCGGCAAGACCACCATCGGTCCCCTGCTCGCCGCCCGGCTCGGCGTCCCGTACGCCGAGGGTGACGACTTCCACCCGCCGGCCAACATCGCCAAGATGTCGGCCGGTACTCCGCTGGACGACTCGGACCGGTGGCCCTGGCTCGACGCGATCGGCGAGTGGGCCCACGGCAGGGCAGGGCTCGGCGGCGTGGTGAGCAGCTCCGCGCTCAAGCGGGCCTACCGCGACCGGCTGCGCGCCGCCGCCCCCCATGCCGTGTTCCTGCATCTGACGGGCGACCGTGCGCTGATCGAGGAGCGGATGCGGGAGCGCAGGGGCCACTTCATGCCGACCGCGCTGCTCGATTCGCAGTTCGCCGCCCTCCAGCCGCTCCAGGCGGACGAGGCGGGCGTGGCCGTGGACGTCTCGGGGTCTCCCGAGGACATCACCGAACGAGCCGTCGCGGCCCTGCGCCGGCTCGACGACGACTTCAGAAAGTAG
- a CDS encoding FadR/GntR family transcriptional regulator — protein sequence MTNQPRGLHAQLLESLGPAITAGEYPPGSVLRTDELAQRFDVSRTVIREAIRVLESMHLVESRRRVGVTVRPTEEWNVYDPQVIRWRLAGADRPRQLRSLTVLRSAVEPVAAGLAARFATPEQCAALTEEALGMVATSRGGQLDAYLVHDIAFHRVVLRASGNEMFARLGDVVAEVLSGRTRHQVMFEDPDPAAVTLHVQVAEAVREGDAPRAERLTREIAVGALQELDVLAP from the coding sequence ATGACCAACCAGCCCCGGGGGCTGCACGCCCAGCTGCTGGAAAGCCTCGGTCCCGCGATCACCGCCGGTGAGTACCCGCCCGGCAGCGTGCTGCGCACGGACGAGCTCGCCCAGCGCTTCGACGTGTCGCGCACGGTGATCCGCGAAGCGATCCGGGTCCTGGAGTCGATGCACCTCGTGGAGTCCCGCCGCCGGGTGGGCGTGACGGTACGCCCCACCGAGGAGTGGAACGTCTACGACCCTCAGGTCATCCGGTGGCGGCTGGCCGGCGCCGACCGCCCCCGCCAGCTGCGCTCCCTCACGGTGCTGCGCTCCGCCGTGGAGCCTGTGGCGGCGGGGCTCGCGGCGCGGTTCGCGACCCCGGAGCAGTGCGCGGCACTCACCGAGGAGGCGCTCGGGATGGTCGCGACCTCGCGGGGCGGGCAGCTCGACGCCTACCTCGTGCACGACATCGCGTTCCACCGCGTCGTCCTGCGCGCATCGGGCAACGAGATGTTCGCCCGCCTCGGTGACGTGGTGGCCGAAGTCCTCAGCGGACGCACGAGGCACCAGGTGATGTTCGAGGACCCCGACCCCGCGGCCGTCACCCTGCACGTCCAAGTCGCCGAAGCCGTAAGGGAAGGCGACGCGCCGCGGGCGGAGCGGCTGACCCGTGAGATCGCGGTCGGCGCGCTCCAGGAGCTCGACGTACTGGCCCCGTAG
- a CDS encoding FadR/GntR family transcriptional regulator, with amino-acid sequence MVLSDSRTGGGAPRRISAMEAVLTHLRDAIERGELAVGEKLPTEAELGKRFEVSRSVVREALRALQALGLTVSRAGKGTYVAAGGPVQNPVFGAYSARDLIEVRRHVEIPVAGYAATRRTQDDVDLLTHLIGKMEQEPDPTAWVALDTLFHISVAQASGNPVFRKIIEEIRDALARQSTFLNQLGDRRRQSDLEHRALVEAIVGGSEGAAVRAMAAHLEHVETTLNTIVRPGTAQHPQMKAKKQHE; translated from the coding sequence ATGGTCTTGTCAGACAGCCGGACAGGTGGCGGCGCACCCCGGCGCATCAGCGCGATGGAAGCCGTCCTCACCCACCTCCGGGACGCCATAGAGCGGGGTGAACTCGCCGTCGGCGAGAAGCTCCCCACGGAGGCCGAACTCGGAAAGCGCTTCGAGGTCAGCCGTTCCGTCGTACGGGAGGCCCTGCGCGCGCTCCAGGCGCTCGGCCTCACGGTGTCCCGGGCCGGCAAGGGCACGTACGTCGCGGCCGGCGGACCGGTCCAGAACCCGGTCTTCGGCGCGTACTCCGCCCGGGACCTGATCGAAGTGCGACGGCACGTCGAGATCCCCGTGGCGGGTTACGCTGCTACCCGTCGCACGCAGGACGACGTAGACCTGCTGACGCACCTGATCGGGAAGATGGAGCAGGAGCCCGACCCCACCGCCTGGGTGGCGCTGGACACGCTCTTCCACATTTCCGTCGCCCAGGCTTCGGGCAACCCTGTCTTCCGCAAGATCATCGAAGAGATCAGGGACGCCCTTGCCCGGCAGTCCACCTTCCTGAACCAGCTCGGGGACCGACGACGCCAGTCGGACCTCGAGCACCGGGCGCTCGTAGAGGCGATCGTCGGCGGCTCCGAAGGAGCGGCGGTGCGGGCCATGGCCGCGCACCTCGAACACGTCGAGACCACCTTGAACACGATCGTGCGGCCCGGTACCGCACAGCACCCCCAAATGAAGGCGAAGAAACAGCATGAGTGA
- a CDS encoding amino acid permease, translated as MSDRTLSAAPAGPADPVSTSPHVDAGDEGYSKDLKSRHINMIAIGGAIGTGLFLGAGGRMAGAGPSLAIAYAVCGVFAFFVVRALGELVLYRPSSGAFVSYAREFMGEKGAFAAGWLYFLNWSTTAVADITAAATYAHFWAMFSDVPQWVLALIALAVVLTANLISVKYFGEMEFWFAIVKVAALVVFMAIGIYLVVTQHQLDGHTPGFSTISDGGGLFPVGMLPMLLVIQGVVFAYASVELCGVAAGETKNPEKIMPKAINSIMWRVGIFYVGSVVLLALLLPYTAYSGGESPFVTVMNKLGVAGAADVMNLVVLTAALSSLNSGLYSTGRILRSMALSGSAPKFTGRMNKGQVPYGGILLTAGFGVLGVGLNYVMPGEAFEIVLNFASIGILGTWGMIMLCSLLFWHRSKDGRVTRPSYRLPWAPYTQIVTLAFLASVVVLMWWGGGVGRTTVMCLPLIAAALVGGWFMVRKRVAAVATGRETL; from the coding sequence ATGAGTGACCGCACACTGTCTGCGGCCCCCGCCGGTCCCGCCGATCCCGTATCGACATCCCCACATGTCGACGCGGGTGACGAGGGTTACAGCAAGGACCTGAAGTCCCGCCACATCAACATGATCGCCATCGGCGGCGCGATAGGCACCGGCCTCTTCCTGGGCGCCGGTGGCCGCATGGCCGGAGCGGGTCCGTCCCTCGCCATCGCGTACGCCGTCTGCGGTGTCTTCGCCTTCTTCGTCGTCCGCGCGCTGGGCGAGCTGGTGCTCTACCGCCCGTCCTCCGGCGCCTTCGTCTCGTACGCCCGTGAATTCATGGGGGAGAAGGGCGCCTTCGCGGCGGGCTGGCTGTACTTCCTCAACTGGTCGACCACCGCCGTGGCCGACATCACGGCGGCCGCCACCTACGCCCACTTCTGGGCCATGTTCAGCGACGTACCGCAGTGGGTCCTCGCGCTGATCGCCCTCGCCGTCGTCCTCACCGCGAACCTGATCTCGGTGAAGTACTTCGGTGAGATGGAGTTCTGGTTCGCGATCGTCAAGGTCGCCGCCCTGGTCGTCTTCATGGCCATCGGTATCTACCTGGTCGTCACCCAGCACCAGCTCGACGGCCACACCCCGGGCTTCTCCACGATCAGCGACGGCGGCGGCCTGTTCCCCGTCGGCATGCTGCCCATGCTCCTGGTCATCCAGGGCGTCGTCTTCGCGTACGCGTCGGTCGAGCTGTGCGGTGTCGCCGCCGGCGAGACGAAGAACCCCGAGAAGATCATGCCGAAGGCGATCAACTCGATCATGTGGCGCGTCGGCATCTTCTACGTCGGCTCCGTCGTCCTGCTCGCGCTGCTGCTCCCGTACACGGCGTACTCCGGCGGCGAGAGCCCCTTCGTCACCGTCATGAACAAGCTCGGCGTCGCCGGCGCCGCGGACGTCATGAACCTCGTCGTGCTGACGGCGGCCCTCTCCAGCCTGAACTCGGGCCTGTACTCCACGGGCCGGATCCTGCGCTCGATGGCGCTGTCGGGCTCCGCGCCCAAGTTCACCGGCCGCATGAACAAGGGCCAGGTGCCGTACGGCGGCATCCTGCTGACCGCCGGCTTCGGTGTCCTGGGCGTGGGTCTCAACTACGTCATGCCGGGCGAGGCGTTCGAGATCGTGCTGAACTTCGCGTCGATCGGCATCCTCGGCACCTGGGGCATGATCATGCTCTGCTCGCTGCTGTTCTGGCACCGCTCGAAGGACGGCCGGGTCACGCGCCCGTCCTACCGCCTGCCGTGGGCCCCGTACACGCAGATCGTGACGCTGGCCTTCCTGGCCTCCGTGGTCGTCCTGATGTGGTGGGGCGGCGGCGTGGGCCGTACGACCGTGATGTGCCTCCCGCTGATCGCGGCGGCGCTGGTCGGCGGCTGGTTCATGGTGCGCAAGCGCGTGGCCGCCGTCGCGACCGGGCGCGAAACCCTCTGA
- a CDS encoding TetR/AcrR family transcriptional regulator: MSERVVPEEGRRRRRPTKRGTVLSEELIVATALRLIHEHGAAALTVRRLGAALGADPSALYRYFRDTDDLLLAVADELIGRTLRRFRPSGRWRADLRTLGMMMHAEYQAHPQAAMLTCARVTGRAHEIQAVETILGILRGAGFPDAEAVRIYHVFVDQTLSFAALDAATLALPAGAREAEEAAWRGTYARLPADSHPHIAATARVLVAEMAGSGYPAALEMVLAAAQARLGAAASPGPPRPGGRAPVSGRRPG; this comes from the coding sequence ATGAGTGAGCGAGTGGTGCCGGAGGAGGGGCGGCGGCGCAGGCGGCCCACCAAGCGGGGCACGGTGCTGTCCGAGGAGCTGATCGTCGCCACGGCGCTGCGGCTGATCCATGAGCACGGCGCGGCGGCGCTCACCGTGCGGCGGCTCGGGGCAGCGCTGGGGGCCGACCCGAGTGCGCTCTACCGGTACTTCCGGGACACCGACGATCTGTTGCTCGCGGTGGCCGACGAGCTGATCGGGCGTACGCTGCGGCGGTTCCGGCCCAGTGGGCGGTGGCGGGCCGATCTGCGGACGCTGGGGATGATGATGCACGCCGAGTACCAGGCGCATCCGCAGGCGGCGATGCTGACGTGCGCGCGGGTGACGGGGCGGGCACACGAGATCCAGGCGGTGGAGACGATCCTGGGGATCCTGCGCGGGGCCGGGTTCCCGGACGCGGAGGCGGTGCGGATCTACCACGTCTTCGTGGACCAGACGCTGTCGTTCGCGGCGCTGGACGCGGCGACGCTCGCGCTGCCGGCGGGGGCGCGGGAGGCGGAGGAGGCGGCGTGGCGGGGGACGTACGCGCGGCTGCCGGCGGACAGTCATCCGCACATCGCCGCGACCGCGCGGGTGCTGGTGGCGGAGATGGCGGGCAGCGGGTATCCGGCGGCCCTGGAGATGGTGCTGGCGGCGGCTCAGGCGCGGCTGGGGGCCGCCGCCTCCCCCGGCCCGCCCCGTCCCGGCGGCCGGGCACCCGTTTCGGGACGCCGGCCGGGCTGA